A window of the Harmonia axyridis chromosome 5, icHarAxyr1.1, whole genome shotgun sequence genome harbors these coding sequences:
- the LOC123681139 gene encoding holocytochrome c-type synthase: MGNTVTCAEIAANNITNPSSVAELLKKNDSESKLPPNHPPIPHYSGEIPKECPMHAQAKPQDYTQERCPIDHNNKEEINPLNMMGPANQKPSPGQPFPLPLDREVSTIPKAIVKEGESQFWVYPSQQMFWNAMLRKGWRWRDEDIQPKDMADIIKIHNANNEQAWLEVLKWEALHAKECGNPKLKSFGGKASNYSPRARIRWLMGYELPFDRHDWIVDRCGKEVRYVIDYYDGGSLDNSYKFALLDVRPAMDSAENVWDRMRVAWWRWMYSNE, encoded by the exons ATGGGCAACACAGTTACTTGTGCCGAAATAGCAGCCAATAATATCACAAATCCTTCTTCTGTTGCTGAATTGTTGAAGAAAAATGACAGCGAATCTAAATTGCCACCAAATCACCCTCCTATTCCACATTACTCAGGTGAAATACCGAAAGAATGTCCCATGCACGCACAAGCAAAACCACAAGATTATACTCAAGAAAGATGTCCTATAGACCATAACAATAAGGAAGAAATAAATCCActgaatatg ATGGGTCCTGCCAATCAAAAGCCATCTCCAGGTCAACCGTTTCCACTTCCACTGGATCGAGAAGTCTCCACTATTCCTAAAGCTATTGTTAAAGAAGGAGAAAGTCAGTTTTGGGTTTATCCTAGTCAGCAG ATGTTCTGGAACGCTATGCTGAGGAAAGGTTGGAGATGGAGGGACGAAGATATACAACCCAAAGATATGGCAGATATCATAAAAATACATAATGCTAATAACGAGCAAGCTTGGTTAGAGGTTTTAAAATGGGAAGCACTCCACGCTAAAGAATGTGGAAATCCAAA ACTTAAAAGTTTTGGAGGAAAAGCATCTAATTACAGCCCAAGGGCTAGAATAAGGTGGTTGATGGGTTATGAGCTACCTTTCGATAGACATGACTGGATTGTTGACAGATGTGGAAAGGAAGTACGATATGTCATTGACTACTATGATGGAGGTTCATTAGATAATAGTTATAAATTTGCATTGTTAGATGTGAGACCGGCTATGGACAG TGCCGAAAATGTATGGGATAGGATGAGAGTAGCATGGTGGAGATGGATGTATAGCAATGAGTAG